A genomic window from Bos javanicus breed banteng chromosome 13, ARS-OSU_banteng_1.0, whole genome shotgun sequence includes:
- the LOC133259159 gene encoding sodium- and chloride-dependent glycine transporter 1-like isoform X2 yields MVDKGAKGMLQAMEEAGDASVSPGAGRGVNEWRRHTHSTPSVHPKMAAAQGPVDPSSPEQMSWRMISQPIHTGVEGTSHSLHPAEPGEAWAQGEAIPTRDITHEAYEDESENGFMPDEDHSLQRGNWGNQIEFVLTSVGYAVGLGNVWRFPYLCYRNGGGAFLVPYFVMLIFCGIPIFFMELSFGQFASQGCLGVWRISPMFKGVGYGMMVVSTYIGIYYNVVVCIAFYYFFSSLTSVLPWTYCDNPWNTPNCVSILENPNITKSTQPSAMLGNVSQALNQTLQRTSPSEEYWSFCVLNLSDDVGNFGEVQVHLLSCLLVSWVVVFFCLMQGIRSSGKVVYFTATFPYVVLTILFFRGVTLEGASTGIKYYLTPQWDKILEAKVWGDAASQIFYSLGCAWGGLITMASYNRFHNNCYRDSVVISVTNCVTSVYAGFVIFSVLGSMANHLGEDVSQVAEHGPGLAFVAYPEALTLLPIAPLWSLLFFFMLILMGLGTQFCLLETLVTAIVDEVGNQWILQQKIYVTFGVAVAGFLLGIPLTSQAGIYWLLLMDNYAASYSLVIISCIMCVSIMYIYGHQNYSEDIQMMLGFPPPCFFQICWRFISPTIIFLILIFLVIQYQPITYNQYRYPSWAEAIGFLMALSSVICIPFYALFHFRRTDGDTLLQRLKNSTKPSRDWGPALLKHRTGRYAPTIPPSPEDGLEFQPLHLDKAQIPMVGSNDSSRLQDSQMNTCMSLGNSEVPAPPSSTGCQGLPSRGP; encoded by the exons CAGGCAATGGAAGAGGCAGGGGATGCATCAGTGTCACCCGGAGCTGGCAGAGGTGTGAATGAGTGGAGGAGACACACACACTCCACTCCAAGTGTTCACCCCAAGATGGCGGCGGCTCAGGGACCTGTGGACCCCTCCTCCCCAGAACAG ATGTCATGGAGGATGATCAGCCAGCCCATCCACACAGGCGTGGAAGGCACGTCCCATAGCCTGCATCCTGCTGAGCCTGGGGAAGCTTGGGCACAGGGCGAGGCAATCCCCACCCGGGACATCACCCATGAGGCCTATGAGGACGAGTCAGAG AATGGTTTTATGCCCGACGAGGACCACAGCCTCCAACGGGGCAACTGGGGCAACCAGATCGAGTTTGTACTGACGAGCGTGGGCTATGCCGTGGGCCTGGGCAATGTCTGGCGCTTCCCATACCTCTGCTATCGCAACGGGGGAG GAGCCTTCCTGGTCCCCTACTTCGTCATGCTCATCTTCTGCGGGATCCCCATCTTCTTCATGGAACTCTCCTTCGGCCAGTTTGCAAGTCAGGGCTGCCTAGGGGTCTGGAGGATCAGCCCCATGTTCAAAG gtgtGGGCTACGGCATGATGGTGGTGTCCACATACATCGGCATCTACTACAATGTGGTCGTCTGCATCGCCTTCTACTACTTCTTCTCGTCCCTGACGTCCGTGCTGCCCTGGACCTACTGTGATAACCCTTGGAACACGCCCAACTGTGTGAGCATATTGGAAAACCCCAACATCACCAAGAGCACGCAGCCTTCTGCCATGCTTGGCAACGTCTCTCAGGCACTCAACCAGACCCTCCAGAGGACAAGCCCCAGTGAGGAGTACTGGAG TTTCTGCGTGCTGAACCTGTCGGATGACGTTGGAAACTTCGGGGAGGTGCAGGTGCACCTCCTCAGCTGCCTCCTTGTCTCCTGGGTGGTCGTCTTTTTCTGCCTCATGCAAGGGATCAGGTCTTCAGGGAAA GTGGTGTACTTTACGGCCACATTCCCCTACGTGGTGCTGACCATCCTGTTCTTCCGTGGTGTGACCCTGGAAGGAGCCTCCACGGGCATCAAGTACTACCTGACTCCACAGTGGGACAAGATCCTGGAGGCCAAG GTATGGGGGGATGCCGCCTCCCAGATCTTCTACTCGCTGGGCTGCGCATGGGGCGGTCTCATCACCATGGCTTCCTACAACAGGTTCCATAACAACTGTTACCG AGACAGTGTGGTCATCAGCGTCACTAACTGTGTCACCAGTGTCTATGCCGGCTTCGTCATCTTCTCCGTCCTGGGCTCCATGGCGAATCACCTGGGTGAGGACGTGTCCCAAGTGGCAGAACACGGCCCAGGCCTGGCCTTCGTGGCATACCCAGAGGCCCTCACACTGCTGCCCATTGCCCCACTCTGGTCCCTGCTCTTCTTCTTCATGCTCATCTTGATGGGGTTAGGCACTCAG TTTTGCCTCCTAGAGACGCTGGTCACAGCCATTGTGGATGAGGTAGGGAACCAGTGGATCCTACAGCAAAAGATTTATGTGACCTTTGGCGTGGCTGTGGCTGGCTTCCTTCTGGGTATCCCCCTCACCAGCCAG GCAGGCATCTACTGGCTGCTGCTGATGGACAACTATGCGGCCAGCTACTCCTTGGTCATCATCTCCTGTATCATGTGTGTGTCCATTATGTACATTTACG GGCACCAGAACTACTCCGAGGACATCCAGATGATGCTGGGGTTCCCACCACCCTGCTTTTTCCAGATCTGCTGGCGCTTCATCTCACCAACTATCATCTTT TTGATTCTCatcttcctggtgatccagtaccAGCCAATCACCTACAACCAGTACCGTTATCCAAGCTGGGCCGAGGCCATTGGCTTCCTTATGGCTCTGTCCTCTGTTATTTGCATTCCATTCTACGCCCTGTTCCACTTCCGGAGAACAGATGGGgacaccctcctccag CGTTTGAAAAACTCAACAAAGCCAAGCAGAGACTGGGGTCCTGCCCTCCTGAAGCACCGAACAGGGCGCTACGCCCCCACCATTCCACCCTCCCCTGAAGATGGACTTGAGTTCCAGCCGCTGCACCTGGACAAGGCCCAGATTCCCATGGTGGGCAGTAATGACTCCAGCCGTCTGCAGGACTCCCAGAT GAACACCTGCATGTCACTCGGCAACTCTGAGGTCCCTGCACCTCCTTCCAGCACTGGCTGTCAGGGCCTGCCCAGCAGAGGCCCATGA
- the LOC133259159 gene encoding sodium- and chloride-dependent glycine transporter 1-like isoform X1, with the protein MVGKGAKGMLQAMEEAGDASVSPGAGRGVNEWRRHTHSTPSVHPKMAAAQGPVDPSSPEQMSWRMISQPIHTGVEGTSHSLHPAEPGEAWAQGEAIPTRDITHEAYEDESENGFMPDEDHSLQRGNWGNQIEFVLTSVGYAVGLGNVWRFPYLCYRNGGGAFLVPYFVMLIFCGIPIFFMELSFGQFASQGCLGVWRISPMFKGVGYGMMVVSTYIGIYYNVVVCIAFYYFFSSLTSVLPWTYCDNPWNTPNCVSILENPNITKSTQPSAMLGNVSQALNQTLQRTSPSEEYWSFCVLNLSDDVGNFGEVQVHLLSCLLVSWVVVFFCLMQGIRSSGKVVYFTATFPYVVLTILFFRGVTLEGASTGIKYYLTPQWDKILEAKVWGDAASQIFYSLGCAWGGLITMASYNRFHNNCYRDSVVISVTNCVTSVYAGFVIFSVLGSMANHLGEDVSQVAEHGPGLAFVAYPEALTLLPIAPLWSLLFFFMLILMGLGTQFCLLETLVTAIVDEVGNQWILQQKIYVTFGVAVAGFLLGIPLTSQAGIYWLLLMDNYAASYSLVIISCIMCVSIMYIYGHQNYSEDIQMMLGFPPPCFFQICWRFISPTIIFLILIFLVIQYQPITYNQYRYPSWAEAIGFLMALSSVICIPFYALFHFRRTDGDTLLQRLKNSTKPSRDWGPALLKHRTGRYAPTIPPSPEDGLEFQPLHLDKAQIPMVGSNDSSRLQDSQMNTCMSLGNSEVPAPPSSTGCQGLPSRGP; encoded by the exons CAGGCAATGGAAGAGGCAGGGGATGCATCAGTGTCACCCGGAGCTGGCAGAGGTGTGAATGAGTGGAGGAGACACACACACTCCACTCCAAGTGTTCACCCCAAGATGGCGGCGGCTCAGGGACCTGTGGACCCCTCCTCCCCAGAACAG ATGTCATGGAGGATGATCAGCCAGCCCATCCACACAGGCGTGGAAGGCACGTCCCATAGCCTGCATCCTGCTGAGCCTGGGGAAGCTTGGGCACAGGGCGAGGCAATCCCCACCCGGGACATCACCCATGAGGCCTATGAGGACGAGTCAGAG AATGGTTTTATGCCCGACGAGGACCACAGCCTCCAACGGGGCAACTGGGGCAACCAGATCGAGTTTGTACTGACGAGCGTGGGCTATGCCGTGGGCCTGGGCAATGTCTGGCGCTTCCCATACCTCTGCTATCGCAACGGGGGAG GAGCCTTCCTGGTCCCCTACTTCGTCATGCTCATCTTCTGCGGGATCCCCATCTTCTTCATGGAACTCTCCTTCGGCCAGTTTGCAAGTCAGGGCTGCCTAGGGGTCTGGAGGATCAGCCCCATGTTCAAAG gtgtGGGCTACGGCATGATGGTGGTGTCCACATACATCGGCATCTACTACAATGTGGTCGTCTGCATCGCCTTCTACTACTTCTTCTCGTCCCTGACGTCCGTGCTGCCCTGGACCTACTGTGATAACCCTTGGAACACGCCCAACTGTGTGAGCATATTGGAAAACCCCAACATCACCAAGAGCACGCAGCCTTCTGCCATGCTTGGCAACGTCTCTCAGGCACTCAACCAGACCCTCCAGAGGACAAGCCCCAGTGAGGAGTACTGGAG TTTCTGCGTGCTGAACCTGTCGGATGACGTTGGAAACTTCGGGGAGGTGCAGGTGCACCTCCTCAGCTGCCTCCTTGTCTCCTGGGTGGTCGTCTTTTTCTGCCTCATGCAAGGGATCAGGTCTTCAGGGAAA GTGGTGTACTTTACGGCCACATTCCCCTACGTGGTGCTGACCATCCTGTTCTTCCGTGGTGTGACCCTGGAAGGAGCCTCCACGGGCATCAAGTACTACCTGACTCCACAGTGGGACAAGATCCTGGAGGCCAAG GTATGGGGGGATGCCGCCTCCCAGATCTTCTACTCGCTGGGCTGCGCATGGGGCGGTCTCATCACCATGGCTTCCTACAACAGGTTCCATAACAACTGTTACCG AGACAGTGTGGTCATCAGCGTCACTAACTGTGTCACCAGTGTCTATGCCGGCTTCGTCATCTTCTCCGTCCTGGGCTCCATGGCGAATCACCTGGGTGAGGACGTGTCCCAAGTGGCAGAACACGGCCCAGGCCTGGCCTTCGTGGCATACCCAGAGGCCCTCACACTGCTGCCCATTGCCCCACTCTGGTCCCTGCTCTTCTTCTTCATGCTCATCTTGATGGGGTTAGGCACTCAG TTTTGCCTCCTAGAGACGCTGGTCACAGCCATTGTGGATGAGGTAGGGAACCAGTGGATCCTACAGCAAAAGATTTATGTGACCTTTGGCGTGGCTGTGGCTGGCTTCCTTCTGGGTATCCCCCTCACCAGCCAG GCAGGCATCTACTGGCTGCTGCTGATGGACAACTATGCGGCCAGCTACTCCTTGGTCATCATCTCCTGTATCATGTGTGTGTCCATTATGTACATTTACG GGCACCAGAACTACTCCGAGGACATCCAGATGATGCTGGGGTTCCCACCACCCTGCTTTTTCCAGATCTGCTGGCGCTTCATCTCACCAACTATCATCTTT TTGATTCTCatcttcctggtgatccagtaccAGCCAATCACCTACAACCAGTACCGTTATCCAAGCTGGGCCGAGGCCATTGGCTTCCTTATGGCTCTGTCCTCTGTTATTTGCATTCCATTCTACGCCCTGTTCCACTTCCGGAGAACAGATGGGgacaccctcctccag CGTTTGAAAAACTCAACAAAGCCAAGCAGAGACTGGGGTCCTGCCCTCCTGAAGCACCGAACAGGGCGCTACGCCCCCACCATTCCACCCTCCCCTGAAGATGGACTTGAGTTCCAGCCGCTGCACCTGGACAAGGCCCAGATTCCCATGGTGGGCAGTAATGACTCCAGCCGTCTGCAGGACTCCCAGAT GAACACCTGCATGTCACTCGGCAACTCTGAGGTCCCTGCACCTCCTTCCAGCACTGGCTGTCAGGGCCTGCCCAGCAGAGGCCCATGA
- the LOC133259159 gene encoding sodium- and chloride-dependent glycine transporter 1-like isoform X5, whose protein sequence is MEEAGDASVSPGAGRGVNEWRRHTHSTPSVHPKMAAAQGPVDPSSPEQMSWRMISQPIHTGVEGTSHSLHPAEPGEAWAQGEAIPTRDITHEAYEDESENGFMPDEDHSLQRGNWGNQIEFVLTSVGYAVGLGNVWRFPYLCYRNGGGAFLVPYFVMLIFCGIPIFFMELSFGQFASQGCLGVWRISPMFKGVGYGMMVVSTYIGIYYNVVVCIAFYYFFSSLTSVLPWTYCDNPWNTPNCVSILENPNITKSTQPSAMLGNVSQALNQTLQRTSPSEEYWSFCVLNLSDDVGNFGEVQVHLLSCLLVSWVVVFFCLMQGIRSSGKVVYFTATFPYVVLTILFFRGVTLEGASTGIKYYLTPQWDKILEAKVWGDAASQIFYSLGCAWGGLITMASYNRFHNNCYRDSVVISVTNCVTSVYAGFVIFSVLGSMANHLGEDVSQVAEHGPGLAFVAYPEALTLLPIAPLWSLLFFFMLILMGLGTQFCLLETLVTAIVDEVGNQWILQQKIYVTFGVAVAGFLLGIPLTSQAGIYWLLLMDNYAASYSLVIISCIMCVSIMYIYGHQNYSEDIQMMLGFPPPCFFQICWRFISPTIIFLILIFLVIQYQPITYNQYRYPSWAEAIGFLMALSSVICIPFYALFHFRRTDGDTLLQRLKNSTKPSRDWGPALLKHRTGRYAPTIPPSPEDGLEFQPLHLDKAQIPMVGSNDSSRLQDSQMNTCMSLGNSEVPAPPSSTGCQGLPSRGP, encoded by the exons ATGGAAGAGGCAGGGGATGCATCAGTGTCACCCGGAGCTGGCAGAGGTGTGAATGAGTGGAGGAGACACACACACTCCACTCCAAGTGTTCACCCCAAGATGGCGGCGGCTCAGGGACCTGTGGACCCCTCCTCCCCAGAACAG ATGTCATGGAGGATGATCAGCCAGCCCATCCACACAGGCGTGGAAGGCACGTCCCATAGCCTGCATCCTGCTGAGCCTGGGGAAGCTTGGGCACAGGGCGAGGCAATCCCCACCCGGGACATCACCCATGAGGCCTATGAGGACGAGTCAGAG AATGGTTTTATGCCCGACGAGGACCACAGCCTCCAACGGGGCAACTGGGGCAACCAGATCGAGTTTGTACTGACGAGCGTGGGCTATGCCGTGGGCCTGGGCAATGTCTGGCGCTTCCCATACCTCTGCTATCGCAACGGGGGAG GAGCCTTCCTGGTCCCCTACTTCGTCATGCTCATCTTCTGCGGGATCCCCATCTTCTTCATGGAACTCTCCTTCGGCCAGTTTGCAAGTCAGGGCTGCCTAGGGGTCTGGAGGATCAGCCCCATGTTCAAAG gtgtGGGCTACGGCATGATGGTGGTGTCCACATACATCGGCATCTACTACAATGTGGTCGTCTGCATCGCCTTCTACTACTTCTTCTCGTCCCTGACGTCCGTGCTGCCCTGGACCTACTGTGATAACCCTTGGAACACGCCCAACTGTGTGAGCATATTGGAAAACCCCAACATCACCAAGAGCACGCAGCCTTCTGCCATGCTTGGCAACGTCTCTCAGGCACTCAACCAGACCCTCCAGAGGACAAGCCCCAGTGAGGAGTACTGGAG TTTCTGCGTGCTGAACCTGTCGGATGACGTTGGAAACTTCGGGGAGGTGCAGGTGCACCTCCTCAGCTGCCTCCTTGTCTCCTGGGTGGTCGTCTTTTTCTGCCTCATGCAAGGGATCAGGTCTTCAGGGAAA GTGGTGTACTTTACGGCCACATTCCCCTACGTGGTGCTGACCATCCTGTTCTTCCGTGGTGTGACCCTGGAAGGAGCCTCCACGGGCATCAAGTACTACCTGACTCCACAGTGGGACAAGATCCTGGAGGCCAAG GTATGGGGGGATGCCGCCTCCCAGATCTTCTACTCGCTGGGCTGCGCATGGGGCGGTCTCATCACCATGGCTTCCTACAACAGGTTCCATAACAACTGTTACCG AGACAGTGTGGTCATCAGCGTCACTAACTGTGTCACCAGTGTCTATGCCGGCTTCGTCATCTTCTCCGTCCTGGGCTCCATGGCGAATCACCTGGGTGAGGACGTGTCCCAAGTGGCAGAACACGGCCCAGGCCTGGCCTTCGTGGCATACCCAGAGGCCCTCACACTGCTGCCCATTGCCCCACTCTGGTCCCTGCTCTTCTTCTTCATGCTCATCTTGATGGGGTTAGGCACTCAG TTTTGCCTCCTAGAGACGCTGGTCACAGCCATTGTGGATGAGGTAGGGAACCAGTGGATCCTACAGCAAAAGATTTATGTGACCTTTGGCGTGGCTGTGGCTGGCTTCCTTCTGGGTATCCCCCTCACCAGCCAG GCAGGCATCTACTGGCTGCTGCTGATGGACAACTATGCGGCCAGCTACTCCTTGGTCATCATCTCCTGTATCATGTGTGTGTCCATTATGTACATTTACG GGCACCAGAACTACTCCGAGGACATCCAGATGATGCTGGGGTTCCCACCACCCTGCTTTTTCCAGATCTGCTGGCGCTTCATCTCACCAACTATCATCTTT TTGATTCTCatcttcctggtgatccagtaccAGCCAATCACCTACAACCAGTACCGTTATCCAAGCTGGGCCGAGGCCATTGGCTTCCTTATGGCTCTGTCCTCTGTTATTTGCATTCCATTCTACGCCCTGTTCCACTTCCGGAGAACAGATGGGgacaccctcctccag CGTTTGAAAAACTCAACAAAGCCAAGCAGAGACTGGGGTCCTGCCCTCCTGAAGCACCGAACAGGGCGCTACGCCCCCACCATTCCACCCTCCCCTGAAGATGGACTTGAGTTCCAGCCGCTGCACCTGGACAAGGCCCAGATTCCCATGGTGGGCAGTAATGACTCCAGCCGTCTGCAGGACTCCCAGAT GAACACCTGCATGTCACTCGGCAACTCTGAGGTCCCTGCACCTCCTTCCAGCACTGGCTGTCAGGGCCTGCCCAGCAGAGGCCCATGA
- the LOC133259159 gene encoding sodium- and chloride-dependent glycine transporter 1-like isoform X4: MVGKGAKGMLAMEEAGDASVSPGAGRGVNEWRRHTHSTPSVHPKMAAAQGPVDPSSPEQMSWRMISQPIHTGVEGTSHSLHPAEPGEAWAQGEAIPTRDITHEAYEDESENGFMPDEDHSLQRGNWGNQIEFVLTSVGYAVGLGNVWRFPYLCYRNGGGAFLVPYFVMLIFCGIPIFFMELSFGQFASQGCLGVWRISPMFKGVGYGMMVVSTYIGIYYNVVVCIAFYYFFSSLTSVLPWTYCDNPWNTPNCVSILENPNITKSTQPSAMLGNVSQALNQTLQRTSPSEEYWSFCVLNLSDDVGNFGEVQVHLLSCLLVSWVVVFFCLMQGIRSSGKVVYFTATFPYVVLTILFFRGVTLEGASTGIKYYLTPQWDKILEAKVWGDAASQIFYSLGCAWGGLITMASYNRFHNNCYRDSVVISVTNCVTSVYAGFVIFSVLGSMANHLGEDVSQVAEHGPGLAFVAYPEALTLLPIAPLWSLLFFFMLILMGLGTQFCLLETLVTAIVDEVGNQWILQQKIYVTFGVAVAGFLLGIPLTSQAGIYWLLLMDNYAASYSLVIISCIMCVSIMYIYGHQNYSEDIQMMLGFPPPCFFQICWRFISPTIIFLILIFLVIQYQPITYNQYRYPSWAEAIGFLMALSSVICIPFYALFHFRRTDGDTLLQRLKNSTKPSRDWGPALLKHRTGRYAPTIPPSPEDGLEFQPLHLDKAQIPMVGSNDSSRLQDSQMNTCMSLGNSEVPAPPSSTGCQGLPSRGP; this comes from the exons GCAATGGAAGAGGCAGGGGATGCATCAGTGTCACCCGGAGCTGGCAGAGGTGTGAATGAGTGGAGGAGACACACACACTCCACTCCAAGTGTTCACCCCAAGATGGCGGCGGCTCAGGGACCTGTGGACCCCTCCTCCCCAGAACAG ATGTCATGGAGGATGATCAGCCAGCCCATCCACACAGGCGTGGAAGGCACGTCCCATAGCCTGCATCCTGCTGAGCCTGGGGAAGCTTGGGCACAGGGCGAGGCAATCCCCACCCGGGACATCACCCATGAGGCCTATGAGGACGAGTCAGAG AATGGTTTTATGCCCGACGAGGACCACAGCCTCCAACGGGGCAACTGGGGCAACCAGATCGAGTTTGTACTGACGAGCGTGGGCTATGCCGTGGGCCTGGGCAATGTCTGGCGCTTCCCATACCTCTGCTATCGCAACGGGGGAG GAGCCTTCCTGGTCCCCTACTTCGTCATGCTCATCTTCTGCGGGATCCCCATCTTCTTCATGGAACTCTCCTTCGGCCAGTTTGCAAGTCAGGGCTGCCTAGGGGTCTGGAGGATCAGCCCCATGTTCAAAG gtgtGGGCTACGGCATGATGGTGGTGTCCACATACATCGGCATCTACTACAATGTGGTCGTCTGCATCGCCTTCTACTACTTCTTCTCGTCCCTGACGTCCGTGCTGCCCTGGACCTACTGTGATAACCCTTGGAACACGCCCAACTGTGTGAGCATATTGGAAAACCCCAACATCACCAAGAGCACGCAGCCTTCTGCCATGCTTGGCAACGTCTCTCAGGCACTCAACCAGACCCTCCAGAGGACAAGCCCCAGTGAGGAGTACTGGAG TTTCTGCGTGCTGAACCTGTCGGATGACGTTGGAAACTTCGGGGAGGTGCAGGTGCACCTCCTCAGCTGCCTCCTTGTCTCCTGGGTGGTCGTCTTTTTCTGCCTCATGCAAGGGATCAGGTCTTCAGGGAAA GTGGTGTACTTTACGGCCACATTCCCCTACGTGGTGCTGACCATCCTGTTCTTCCGTGGTGTGACCCTGGAAGGAGCCTCCACGGGCATCAAGTACTACCTGACTCCACAGTGGGACAAGATCCTGGAGGCCAAG GTATGGGGGGATGCCGCCTCCCAGATCTTCTACTCGCTGGGCTGCGCATGGGGCGGTCTCATCACCATGGCTTCCTACAACAGGTTCCATAACAACTGTTACCG AGACAGTGTGGTCATCAGCGTCACTAACTGTGTCACCAGTGTCTATGCCGGCTTCGTCATCTTCTCCGTCCTGGGCTCCATGGCGAATCACCTGGGTGAGGACGTGTCCCAAGTGGCAGAACACGGCCCAGGCCTGGCCTTCGTGGCATACCCAGAGGCCCTCACACTGCTGCCCATTGCCCCACTCTGGTCCCTGCTCTTCTTCTTCATGCTCATCTTGATGGGGTTAGGCACTCAG TTTTGCCTCCTAGAGACGCTGGTCACAGCCATTGTGGATGAGGTAGGGAACCAGTGGATCCTACAGCAAAAGATTTATGTGACCTTTGGCGTGGCTGTGGCTGGCTTCCTTCTGGGTATCCCCCTCACCAGCCAG GCAGGCATCTACTGGCTGCTGCTGATGGACAACTATGCGGCCAGCTACTCCTTGGTCATCATCTCCTGTATCATGTGTGTGTCCATTATGTACATTTACG GGCACCAGAACTACTCCGAGGACATCCAGATGATGCTGGGGTTCCCACCACCCTGCTTTTTCCAGATCTGCTGGCGCTTCATCTCACCAACTATCATCTTT TTGATTCTCatcttcctggtgatccagtaccAGCCAATCACCTACAACCAGTACCGTTATCCAAGCTGGGCCGAGGCCATTGGCTTCCTTATGGCTCTGTCCTCTGTTATTTGCATTCCATTCTACGCCCTGTTCCACTTCCGGAGAACAGATGGGgacaccctcctccag CGTTTGAAAAACTCAACAAAGCCAAGCAGAGACTGGGGTCCTGCCCTCCTGAAGCACCGAACAGGGCGCTACGCCCCCACCATTCCACCCTCCCCTGAAGATGGACTTGAGTTCCAGCCGCTGCACCTGGACAAGGCCCAGATTCCCATGGTGGGCAGTAATGACTCCAGCCGTCTGCAGGACTCCCAGAT GAACACCTGCATGTCACTCGGCAACTCTGAGGTCCCTGCACCTCCTTCCAGCACTGGCTGTCAGGGCCTGCCCAGCAGAGGCCCATGA